The following proteins are encoded in a genomic region of Debaryomyces hansenii CBS767 chromosome G complete sequence:
- a CDS encoding DEHA2G06358p (no similarity): MDGTKREMNEEFNKLEKQQKNSTYRFENRFLPSLIMLV; encoded by the coding sequence ATGGATGGAACAAAGCGAGAAATGAATGAGGAATTTAATAAGCTAGAAAAACAGCAGAAGAACTCTACATATCGTTTTGAAAACAGATTTCTTCCCAGTCTTATAATGTTGGTATAG